DNA from Geobacillus vulcani PSS1:
TTACGCCATCATGTTCGCCATCACAGCAGCTGTTTCTCCTCTGTTTCGCAAGCTGCCCCGAACAAGCAAGCTCATGATGTCGCTCGGACTGACGTTTTTGCTGGCGGTGGTGGTGACGTTTGTTGCCATTCTCATCGCCGATTTTCCCGTGACAAAACCGTATATTGTCTATTTCATTCTGTTGCCGCCGTTTGTCACGATGTTTGCCGTCTATGTGATGGAGACGCTTCTTGAAGCGCAGTGCGCCCGCGCAGAATTAATAAAAATGGAAAAAATGGAAATTGTCAGCCAAATAGCGGCGAGCATTTCGCATGAAATCCGCAACCCGCTCACCGTTGTCAAAGGGTTCATCCAATTGTTGCAAACGGGGCGTTTGCCGCGCGAAACGGAGGAGCGGTACATCCGCATCGCTTTAGAAGAACTTGAGCGGGCAGAAACGATTATTCGCGACTATTTGACGTTCGCCAAACCGGCGCCAAAAGAGATGGAGCCGATCGATGTCGCCGCCCAGCTTCAAAAAGTGCTGCAAATGATTACACCGATGGCTCGTATGCATTCCATCGATGTGTTTTCTTCTCTTGAGCATGGCGTGGTCATCGGAAATGTGCAATATTTTCAACAATGTTTTCTCAATTTGTTGAAAAACAGCATTGAGGCGATGCCAAACGGCGGAACGCTCCGCGTCGCAGTCCAAAACCGAGAAACGTCGATCGTCATCACTATTTCTGACAACGGCATCGGCATGACGAAAGAGCAAGTGCGCCGTTTCGGCGAACCATACTTCAGCACAAAAGAAAAAGGAACGGGGCTTGGCGCGATGGTCGCTGTCAAAATCATCGAGCAAATGGGCGGAACGTGGGAAATCGAAAGCGCCGTCCAAAAAGGAACGACGTTGACGATCACCTTGCCGGCAAGCCGGGTGCAACCGCCGACAGCGGGACGAAGCGCGGCCGGCTGAGCGAAAAAACGGATGCCCTGATTTCAG
Protein-coding regions in this window:
- a CDS encoding ATP-binding protein — its product is MAGFYINQHVLNNLFYILVTVFAFSFLYDHSRAAQRRPFYGRALLGVCLALAAVLCMKFPIYIDPICVHDFRQIPFLLGTLYGGGGLGAVLFVVLMLARTILYGFQPLTFIVYAIMFAITAAVSPLFRKLPRTSKLMMSLGLTFLLAVVVTFVAILIADFPVTKPYIVYFILLPPFVTMFAVYVMETLLEAQCARAELIKMEKMEIVSQIAASISHEIRNPLTVVKGFIQLLQTGRLPRETEERYIRIALEELERAETIIRDYLTFAKPAPKEMEPIDVAAQLQKVLQMITPMARMHSIDVFSSLEHGVVIGNVQYFQQCFLNLLKNSIEAMPNGGTLRVAVQNRETSIVITISDNGIGMTKEQVRRFGEPYFSTKEKGTGLGAMVAVKIIEQMGGTWEIESAVQKGTTLTITLPASRVQPPTAGRSAAG